From a single Amphiprion ocellaris isolate individual 3 ecotype Okinawa chromosome 18, ASM2253959v1, whole genome shotgun sequence genomic region:
- the ascc1 gene encoding activating signal cointegrator 1 complex subunit 1 isoform X1 produces the protein MSSEALNPEPVTELPLTPPAEDDEEDAAIALGNFKTHREKHNSCHYTSESEDVADETCDTHFIEQTDKGYRCAIDVPSVLYKYIIGKKGETRKRLEFDTKTSISIPKQGVEGQIVITGSYKSAVSSAVTRVEVLVENFRKKQPFTHFLSFPLNDSKIQEGFLTFKDEVLQQCSQDHGVEGSIFQNPAKLHLTIGTLALLNDMEVRKACEHLQECEKFIRDITGGKPLPLEVTGVEYMNDDPAMVDVLYAKVNVKDGSDKLQVIADRLVEHFVSAGLMIREWDRVKLHGTVMNTLFRKDSTVEDTGGTGRQATSEREAFDARNILKKFGTYCFGGFELNTVLLSQRYSTDCTGYYSSAGSINFS, from the exons ATGAGCTCTGAAGCACTGAACCCAGAACCAGTCACTGAACTGCCGCTAACTCCTCCCGCAGAAGACGACGAAGAAGACGCTGCCATTGCCTTGGGaaactttaaaacacacagagagaaacacaacagCTGTCATTACACCAGCG AGAGTGAAGATGTAGCAGACGAAACCTGTGACACCCACTTCATTGAACAGACAGATAAAGGTTACCGCTGTGCCATTGACGTCCCAAGCGTTCTTTACAA ATATATCATTgggaaaaaaggagaaacacGCAAACGTCTGGAGTTTGACACAAAGACGTCTATCAGTATCCCAAAACAAGGAGTGGAAGGACAGATTG TTATCACAGGTTCCTACAAATCTGCAGTTTCATCTGCAGTCACTCGAGTTGAGGTCCTCGTGGAGAATTTCCGGAAAAAGCAGCCTTTCACGCACTTCCTTTCATTCCCGCTGAATGATTCCAAAATTCAAGAGGGATTCCTGACATTTAAAGATGAGGTGTTGCAGCAATGTTCACAG GATCACGGAGTAGAGGGAAGCATCTTTCAAAACCCTGCAAAGCTGCACTTGACAATCGGTACCCTGGCTCTACTGAATGACATGGAAGTGAGGAAAGCATGTGAACATCTCCAAGAGTGTGAAAAGTTCATCAG GGACATTACTGGAGGAAAACCTCTGCCACTGGAGGTGACGGGTGTAGAGTACATGAATGATGATCCAGCCATGGTGGACGTCCTGTATGCCAAAGTCAATGTCAAAGACGGATCTGATAA GCTGCAGGTGATTGCAGATCGACTGGTGGAGCATTTTGTCTCTGCAGGGCTGATGATTAGAGAGTGGGACAGAGTGAAGCTGCACGGCACCGTGATGAACACTCTGTTCAGAAAGGACTCCACAG TTGAAGACACGGGCGGGACCGGAAGACAAGCCACGAGTGAAAGGGAGGCTTTTGATGCCAGAAACATATTAAAG aAATTTGGTACCTACTGTTTTGGAGGGTTTGAGCTGAACACTGTTCTGCTGTCCCAGAGATATTCAACAGACTGCACTGGATACTACAGCTCTGCAGGGAGCATCAACTTCTCTTGA
- the ascc1 gene encoding activating signal cointegrator 1 complex subunit 1 isoform X2, with translation MDVLRPTLININGRMYRRNVIKEEHYEEEDCSYMGPTESEDVADETCDTHFIEQTDKGYRCAIDVPSVLYKYIIGKKGETRKRLEFDTKTSISIPKQGVEGQIVITGSYKSAVSSAVTRVEVLVENFRKKQPFTHFLSFPLNDSKIQEGFLTFKDEVLQQCSQDHGVEGSIFQNPAKLHLTIGTLALLNDMEVRKACEHLQECEKFIRDITGGKPLPLEVTGVEYMNDDPAMVDVLYAKVNVKDGSDKLQVIADRLVEHFVSAGLMIREWDRVKLHGTVMNTLFRKDSTVEDTGGTGRQATSEREAFDARNILKKFGTYCFGGFELNTVLLSQRYSTDCTGYYSSAGSINFS, from the exons ATGGACGTGTTACGTCCAACTCTTATCAATATAAATGGAAGGATGTACCGTAGGAATGTAATTAAGGAAGAACATTATGAAGAAGAAGATTGCTCTTACATGGGACCAACAG AGAGTGAAGATGTAGCAGACGAAACCTGTGACACCCACTTCATTGAACAGACAGATAAAGGTTACCGCTGTGCCATTGACGTCCCAAGCGTTCTTTACAA ATATATCATTgggaaaaaaggagaaacacGCAAACGTCTGGAGTTTGACACAAAGACGTCTATCAGTATCCCAAAACAAGGAGTGGAAGGACAGATTG TTATCACAGGTTCCTACAAATCTGCAGTTTCATCTGCAGTCACTCGAGTTGAGGTCCTCGTGGAGAATTTCCGGAAAAAGCAGCCTTTCACGCACTTCCTTTCATTCCCGCTGAATGATTCCAAAATTCAAGAGGGATTCCTGACATTTAAAGATGAGGTGTTGCAGCAATGTTCACAG GATCACGGAGTAGAGGGAAGCATCTTTCAAAACCCTGCAAAGCTGCACTTGACAATCGGTACCCTGGCTCTACTGAATGACATGGAAGTGAGGAAAGCATGTGAACATCTCCAAGAGTGTGAAAAGTTCATCAG GGACATTACTGGAGGAAAACCTCTGCCACTGGAGGTGACGGGTGTAGAGTACATGAATGATGATCCAGCCATGGTGGACGTCCTGTATGCCAAAGTCAATGTCAAAGACGGATCTGATAA GCTGCAGGTGATTGCAGATCGACTGGTGGAGCATTTTGTCTCTGCAGGGCTGATGATTAGAGAGTGGGACAGAGTGAAGCTGCACGGCACCGTGATGAACACTCTGTTCAGAAAGGACTCCACAG TTGAAGACACGGGCGGGACCGGAAGACAAGCCACGAGTGAAAGGGAGGCTTTTGATGCCAGAAACATATTAAAG aAATTTGGTACCTACTGTTTTGGAGGGTTTGAGCTGAACACTGTTCTGCTGTCCCAGAGATATTCAACAGACTGCACTGGATACTACAGCTCTGCAGGGAGCATCAACTTCTCTTGA
- the ddit4 gene encoding DNA damage-inducible transcript 4 protein, producing the protein MPDVFAPTEIGSSPPSPVDSSPRRLSWGKLVQRLTDFNTSANSSSIESVSNNGSRSDLSDSGSDLSSDLCPFNDDLFYDPMEEMILKEVVDLIARSLREAKDSDCALRCTKLLIPEKLLEHIGQELLHLAASEPCGLRGALIDLCVEQGAACESMGQLSVDPYLVPTFQLTLVLRLESGGLWPKIQGLFSKSPSTPVVRQAIKLSTGFRVIKKKLYSSEELLIEEC; encoded by the exons ATGCCTGATGTCTTTGCACCCACCGAAATTGGCAGCTCACCCCCTTCCCCAGTGGACAGCAGCCCCCGGAGGCTGTCCTGGGGCAAACTGGTCCAAAGACTGACTGATTTCAACACATCTGCCAACAGCAGCAGTATTGAGTCGGTGTCCAACAATGGCAGCAGGAGTGATCTCTCAGATTCAG GGTCGGACCTCTCCAGTGACCTGTGTCCCTTTAATGACGACCTGTTTTATGACCCGATGGAGGAGATGATCCTGAAAGAAGTAGTGGACCTTATAGCACGGAGCCTAAGAGAAGCCAAAGACTCGGACTGCGCCTTGAGATGTACCAAACTGCTCATTCCGGAGAAACTTCTGGAGCACATCGGGCAGGAGCTCCTTCACCTGGCAGCTAGTGAGCCCTGCGGTTTAAGAGGGGCTCTCATTGACCTCTGTGTGGAGCAAGGGGCCGCCTGTGAGAGCATGGGACAGCTATCAGTGGACCCCTACCTTGTTCCCACCTTCCAGCTGACTCTGGTGCTGAGGCTGGAGTCAGGCGGCCTCTGGCCTAAAATCCAAGGACTTTTTAGCAAATCCCCTTCCACTCCAGTAGTGAGACAAGCTATTAAACTAAGCACTGGTTTCCGCGTGATCAAAAAGAAACTGTATTCTTCTGAAGAGCTGCTGATCGAAGAATGTTGA